In a single window of the Paenibacillus sp. MMS20-IR301 genome:
- a CDS encoding ABC transporter substrate-binding protein, protein MQDYKKISGNSLKNGGLSAFIVLVLVLTLLAGCSGKSDAGGSSQSTAATNAASSAPSAEPAAAKAAETPAAPAYPLTVQDELGHEVTLNAAPAKIFAPYMEDSLVVLGVKPVGQWSNNGQGQAYLQDQLSDVPLVDFTSGLPSPEAVMAMQPDLIVLHNAYYAENGVYEQYSKIAPTYVFKQAAGDLDSSVTMLGELLGKQAEAAKGLADYHKKVEAAKAVLAPHTEGKKALIIRFNSRGMFLMGGVYGGFVLASELGIAKSDLVAEENSLDLSLELLPQIDADYIFLANDTANTGETFYKELTESALWKSIPAVKAGQVYKVDDRYWLGGGVVAYSNVIDDVLRILVP, encoded by the coding sequence ATGCAGGACTACAAGAAAATATCAGGAAATTCGTTGAAGAACGGAGGCCTGTCGGCGTTTATCGTGCTGGTGCTCGTCTTGACCCTGCTTGCGGGCTGCAGCGGCAAATCTGACGCCGGCGGCAGTTCACAAAGTACGGCCGCTACTAATGCAGCATCGTCTGCACCTTCAGCTGAGCCGGCAGCGGCTAAAGCTGCGGAAACTCCGGCAGCCCCGGCGTATCCGCTCACTGTACAGGATGAACTCGGCCATGAGGTTACATTAAACGCTGCTCCAGCAAAAATTTTTGCGCCTTATATGGAGGATTCCCTGGTCGTGCTTGGCGTGAAGCCTGTGGGGCAATGGTCGAATAACGGCCAGGGACAAGCTTATCTGCAGGATCAGCTGTCTGATGTACCGCTCGTCGATTTCACCAGCGGATTGCCTTCACCTGAGGCTGTAATGGCGATGCAGCCGGATCTGATTGTGCTGCATAATGCCTATTATGCAGAGAACGGAGTCTACGAGCAATATTCCAAGATAGCCCCGACCTATGTATTCAAGCAGGCGGCAGGCGATCTGGACAGCTCGGTTACGATGCTGGGGGAATTGCTTGGCAAGCAAGCGGAGGCAGCTAAAGGTCTTGCCGATTACCACAAGAAGGTAGAGGCAGCCAAGGCGGTGCTGGCACCGCATACCGAAGGGAAGAAGGCGCTGATTATCCGCTTCAATTCACGCGGAATGTTCCTGATGGGCGGTGTATACGGCGGATTTGTTCTGGCAAGCGAGCTTGGTATTGCCAAGAGTGATCTTGTTGCTGAGGAGAACAGTCTGGATTTATCTCTGGAGCTCTTACCACAAATTGATGCCGATTATATTTTCCTCGCTAATGATACAGCGAATACAGGTGAAACCTTCTATAAGGAGCTGACCGAAAGCGCCCTCTGGAAGAGCATCCCGGCTGTGAAGGCCGGGCAGGTCTATAAGGTGGATGACCGCTACTGGCTGGGCGGCGGCGTGGTTGCTTACAGCAATGTCATTGACGATGTGCTCAGGATCCTTGTGCCATGA
- a CDS encoding alpha/beta hydrolase-fold protein, which produces MSHIQELNLLHPGCEEHIIFAGRRGLEYRILISQPSGEAPPEGYPVIYALDGHAVFHTLAESARLQTRKPHGYDPVVIVGIGYPSGEPFDMLRRCYDFTMPAEEDKLPKRPDGTGWPESGGADDFLTALEKEIMPFITGKFPVDSRRQALFGHSLGGLLVLHALFKRPGLFTHYAAGSPSVWWNDYALLTELEQFSAAFPGAELERKLMITIGADELEQMVEDAAKLPGLLSPLAGQGLQVSYYEFAGESHVSVLPAALSRLLRFALEQE; this is translated from the coding sequence ATGAGCCATATCCAAGAGCTGAATCTGCTGCACCCCGGCTGTGAGGAGCATATCATCTTTGCCGGCAGGCGCGGCCTGGAATACCGTATTCTAATCTCACAGCCTTCCGGGGAAGCGCCGCCTGAAGGGTATCCGGTCATCTATGCGCTGGACGGGCACGCAGTCTTCCATACCCTGGCGGAATCTGCGCGTCTGCAGACCCGCAAGCCGCATGGCTACGATCCTGTGGTAATTGTAGGTATAGGGTATCCTTCCGGCGAACCCTTCGATATGCTCCGGCGCTGCTATGACTTTACCATGCCTGCAGAGGAGGATAAGCTGCCCAAGCGTCCAGATGGCACCGGATGGCCTGAGAGCGGGGGAGCGGATGATTTCCTGACGGCGCTGGAGAAGGAGATTATGCCGTTTATCACCGGCAAGTTCCCGGTGGACTCCCGGCGTCAGGCACTGTTCGGCCATTCGCTCGGCGGGCTGCTGGTGCTGCATGCACTATTCAAGCGCCCCGGCCTGTTCACACATTACGCAGCAGGAAGCCCTTCCGTCTGGTGGAATGACTACGCCCTGCTTACCGAGCTGGAACAGTTCTCGGCAGCTTTTCCGGGTGCGGAACTTGAGCGTAAGCTGATGATTACGATCGGTGCTGATGAACTGGAGCAAATGGTTGAGGATGCAGCGAAGCTGCCCGGTCTGCTGTCGCCGCTCGCCGGGCAGGGGCTGCAGGTCAGTTATTATGAATTTGCCGGAGAGAGCCATGTCAGTGTGCTTCCGGCAGCACTAAGCCGCCTGCTCCGCTTCGCGCTTGAGCAAGAGTAA
- a CDS encoding PIG-L deacetylase family protein translates to MDLSALSALMAPPDLSGCRKILCIQPHPDDNEVGLGGTISYFASRGCEIHYLTVTSGDLGALDEHMSAAEISAIRARELEAAGRLLGATVFHQLNHGDGTLEHIPALAEEIAEIIRTIQPDAIFCPDPWLSYEAHYDHIVTGRAAAHAFLSAGLPLYPRGTATRPWQPQAIGFYLTSEPNTVIDITEHFTRKFAALAEHSSQFSSETLAMYEIYFREKGRQLAEGKDFELGEGLKVLSPLHMHCFVDARLV, encoded by the coding sequence ATGGACTTATCCGCATTATCAGCACTTATGGCCCCTCCCGATCTGTCGGGCTGCCGCAAAATTCTCTGCATCCAGCCGCATCCGGATGATAACGAGGTTGGCCTGGGAGGTACGATCTCCTATTTCGCATCCCGGGGCTGCGAGATCCATTATCTGACGGTGACCAGCGGTGATCTCGGCGCATTGGACGAGCATATGTCTGCAGCCGAAATCTCAGCCATCCGCGCACGTGAGCTGGAAGCTGCGGGACGGCTGCTTGGCGCTACCGTATTCCATCAGCTGAATCACGGGGACGGCACCCTGGAGCATATTCCGGCACTTGCTGAAGAGATTGCTGAGATCATCCGCACCATACAGCCGGATGCGATCTTCTGTCCTGATCCTTGGCTTAGTTATGAAGCCCACTATGATCATATCGTTACAGGCAGAGCTGCTGCACATGCTTTCCTGTCCGCCGGGCTTCCCCTCTATCCCCGGGGAACAGCCACCAGGCCCTGGCAGCCGCAGGCGATCGGCTTCTATCTCACATCGGAGCCGAATACGGTCATTGATATCACGGAGCATTTCACGCGCAAGTTCGCCGCGCTCGCGGAGCACAGCAGTCAGTTCAGCAGTGAGACGCTGGCGATGTACGAGATCTACTTCCGCGAAAAAGGCCGCCAGCTCGCGGAAGGCAAGGATTTCGAGCTGGGTGAAGGCCTGAAGGTGCTGTCTCCGCTGCATATGCACTGCTTCGTGGATGCCCGGCTCGTCTAG
- a CDS encoding glycoside-pentoside-hexuronide (GPH):cation symporter, producing the protein MTTKVPLAEKMAFSSGLLGQNMLYSFMSMYILFFYTDLLGIPATTASFILVAASIFDACLDPVMGMITDKTRSRWGKFRPYLLFAPFLIAAATALCFWDPGSSSQVTLVIATVSYLLWGLLYTVCDTPLWALSSVISTDPGERTLFVTLGKIGGTLGAVVITVGGIQLLLAFGGERSTGAYLYSAIIIGVIAASSIFFTGLLARERVIPSAETIPFRENLQTVYKNKPLLTLLAALLIINLVNGIRQSIQLYYVVYVWGDAGYATQVGISLVVGMLLGMIATPPLLRRFSKKKVFIVSCVLGSLSCILPYFLGDHRILPTLIFFAVSFFFSGMTTIVSTSMLLDTIDYSEWKLGFRGEGIVFSTNTFITKFSGALSRLIIGASLGLLSYVENQPATPQLQNGLSFVMFLLPALCFLAAILPILFYNISDRQRIQILSDLEKSRAV; encoded by the coding sequence TTGACAACAAAAGTACCCTTGGCTGAAAAAATGGCATTCTCAAGCGGTCTGCTAGGACAAAATATGCTTTACAGCTTTATGTCGATGTACATTCTGTTCTTCTACACCGATCTGCTGGGGATCCCGGCCACCACCGCGAGCTTCATCCTGGTTGCGGCCAGCATCTTCGATGCTTGTCTGGACCCGGTTATGGGCATGATTACGGACAAAACACGCTCCAGGTGGGGGAAATTTCGGCCTTATCTGCTGTTCGCCCCCTTCCTCATCGCTGCAGCCACCGCCCTCTGCTTCTGGGATCCGGGCAGCTCTTCTCAGGTAACGCTGGTTATTGCTACCGTCTCGTATCTGCTGTGGGGATTGCTGTATACAGTCTGTGACACGCCGCTTTGGGCCTTGTCATCCGTCATTTCTACAGATCCGGGAGAACGGACCTTGTTCGTCACCTTGGGCAAAATCGGCGGCACGCTTGGTGCAGTCGTCATCACCGTCGGCGGTATTCAGCTGCTGCTCGCCTTCGGCGGTGAACGGAGCACCGGAGCTTATCTGTATTCAGCAATCATCATTGGAGTTATCGCAGCCTCATCGATTTTTTTTACCGGACTGCTTGCCAGGGAGCGAGTGATCCCTTCAGCAGAAACGATCCCGTTCCGTGAGAACCTGCAAACGGTTTATAAAAATAAACCGCTGCTCACGCTGCTGGCCGCGCTGCTGATTATCAATCTGGTCAACGGGATCCGGCAGAGTATACAGCTGTACTATGTGGTGTATGTCTGGGGAGATGCCGGTTATGCGACACAGGTGGGGATCAGTCTTGTTGTAGGAATGCTGCTGGGGATGATAGCTACCCCTCCGCTGCTGAGACGCTTCTCCAAGAAGAAGGTATTCATTGTTTCCTGTGTTCTGGGAAGTCTGTCCTGTATCCTGCCTTACTTCCTTGGTGATCACCGGATTCTGCCGACCCTGATCTTCTTCGCCGTCAGCTTCTTCTTCTCCGGCATGACGACCATTGTAAGCACCTCAATGCTGCTGGATACGATCGATTATTCGGAATGGAAGCTCGGCTTCCGGGGGGAAGGCATCGTATTCTCCACCAATACCTTCATCACCAAATTCAGCGGGGCGCTCTCCCGTCTCATTATCGGTGCAAGCCTGGGCCTGTTAAGCTACGTTGAGAATCAGCCGGCTACGCCGCAGCTCCAGAATGGCCTTAGCTTCGTGATGTTTCTGCTGCCTGCCCTATGCTTCCTGGCAGCGATCCTGCCGATTCTGTTCTACAATATTAGTGACCGGCAGCGGATTCAGATCCTTAGCGACCTGGAAAAGAGCCGGGCTGTATAA
- a CDS encoding methyl-accepting chemotaxis protein: MKWFGNLKTATKIISAFLIVSVILAGLGVYSISSLRSSNENMKSMYSNNLISVRDLSAAQIGYQMNRVYLRDMNNSRDQAEIAGYKENIAAERKNVREKLDSYRPLATTAKEKELLGSLDTEFEAYQKLLDEAVVLAEGNDPAAFNVFLQAELTPQGQKVINNLNDLIEVNVELADEANRHSQSAYKSAFTLTVAVVAAAVIISVLIGYLISRSISRPLMKMLRLASEVASGNLTEQSDITTHDEVGQLAAALNRMVHNLKELINGIIMNSQGVAASSEQISASTQEIAGTSTNQSAAATNITELFKELSLAIDSVASSAEEAAELSNDTVRTAREGGYVVETSLQGMQTVSQQMKQLEEDSGKIGDIIEVIDDIAEQTNLLALNAAIEAARAGEQGRGFAVVADEVRKLAERSSDATKEITKIIKGIQENTKQSVRAVAESVEQSSMTSQAFEQIIIMVNNSSLKVNEIAAACEEESAQAAEVMSSVESIAASSEESAAASEETAATCQALAQLSEELAQSAAAFKTH; the protein is encoded by the coding sequence GTGAAATGGTTCGGGAACTTGAAAACGGCAACAAAAATCATCTCGGCTTTTCTGATTGTTTCGGTAATTCTGGCGGGACTTGGTGTATATTCCATCAGCTCGCTGCGCAGCAGCAATGAAAATATGAAATCGATGTACAGTAACAATCTGATCTCGGTAAGAGACTTGTCTGCTGCACAAATCGGCTATCAGATGAACCGGGTATACCTGCGTGATATGAACAACTCAAGAGACCAGGCCGAAATTGCCGGCTATAAGGAGAATATTGCTGCAGAACGGAAAAATGTCAGGGAAAAGCTGGATAGCTATCGTCCGCTGGCCACAACAGCCAAAGAAAAAGAACTGCTTGGTTCATTGGATACGGAATTTGAAGCCTATCAAAAGCTGCTGGATGAGGCGGTTGTTCTCGCAGAAGGAAATGATCCTGCGGCATTTAACGTATTCCTGCAAGCCGAGCTGACACCTCAAGGCCAGAAGGTAATCAATAATCTGAATGATTTAATTGAAGTGAATGTGGAGCTGGCAGATGAGGCGAACCGCCATTCCCAGTCCGCATATAAATCGGCGTTTACACTTACAGTTGCAGTGGTAGCTGCCGCTGTTATTATAAGTGTACTTATTGGTTATCTGATTTCCAGGTCTATTTCCAGACCGCTGATGAAAATGCTCCGCCTGGCTTCAGAGGTAGCCAGCGGAAATCTGACGGAGCAATCCGATATCACTACACATGATGAAGTAGGGCAGCTGGCTGCTGCACTCAACCGGATGGTGCATAATCTGAAGGAACTGATCAATGGAATCATCATGAATTCACAAGGTGTGGCTGCTTCCTCCGAGCAGATTTCGGCAAGCACGCAGGAAATCGCCGGCACGAGCACCAACCAGTCGGCTGCAGCGACGAATATCACCGAGCTGTTTAAGGAGCTGTCGCTGGCAATTGATTCTGTTGCCTCCAGTGCTGAGGAAGCCGCGGAGCTCTCGAATGATACCGTCCGGACCGCCCGGGAAGGCGGATATGTAGTGGAAACATCTCTTCAGGGCATGCAGACAGTCAGCCAGCAGATGAAGCAGCTGGAGGAGGATTCCGGCAAAATCGGCGATATTATCGAGGTGATTGACGATATTGCCGAGCAGACCAACCTTCTGGCGCTGAATGCGGCCATTGAAGCTGCACGTGCCGGAGAGCAAGGCCGCGGCTTCGCAGTCGTAGCGGATGAGGTCCGCAAGCTGGCAGAGCGCAGCAGTGACGCTACTAAGGAGATTACCAAGATCATTAAGGGCATTCAGGAGAATACGAAGCAAAGCGTCCGTGCAGTGGCCGAAAGTGTAGAGCAATCCTCGATGACCAGCCAGGCCTTTGAGCAGATCATCATTATGGTTAACAATTCCTCACTTAAGGTCAATGAGATTGCGGCCGCCTGTGAAGAAGAATCCGCTCAAGCGGCTGAAGTAATGAGCTCCGTCGAATCGATCGCCGCTTCCAGCGAGGAATCTGCAGCAGCCTCAGAAGAAACTGCTGCTACCTGCCAGGCGCTGGCCCAGCTCTCGGAAGAACTGGCTCAATCCGCAGCCGCGTTCAAAACGCATTAA
- a CDS encoding chemotaxis protein CheW — MSSLQKEQYIELVVGAETCAIRIEEIHEIIKMLSITDIPFSRNEVKGVVNLRGKVVCVMSLRNLLGMADEPYTRSTRIIVVRHREEFVGLIVDKVNKVTTYAEIHPPAGGHNRSREGVFHGIGQRDDQLVGILKLEEILGG; from the coding sequence ATGTCATCTTTACAGAAGGAACAATATATTGAACTGGTGGTTGGTGCGGAGACCTGTGCGATCCGGATCGAGGAAATCCATGAAATTATAAAAATGCTCAGCATTACAGATATTCCCTTCAGCCGCAATGAAGTGAAGGGGGTAGTCAATCTGCGCGGCAAGGTGGTCTGTGTAATGAGCCTGCGCAATCTGCTCGGTATGGCTGATGAACCGTACACCCGGTCTACCAGAATCATTGTTGTCCGCCACCGTGAGGAATTCGTGGGGCTTATCGTGGACAAGGTTAATAAAGTAACTACCTATGCTGAAATCCATCCTCCGGCAGGCGGACATAACCGCAGCCGCGAGGGCGTGTTCCACGGGATCGGCCAGCGTGATGACCAGCTGGTGGGCATTCTGAAGCTTGAGGAAATATTAGGCGGTTAG
- a CDS encoding chemotaxis protein CheA — MMELSAYRDIFIEELNEQLERIDQSLLALEHAPAPERIAEIFRAAHTIKGSSATMGFREMSDLTHEVEYVLEWVREKNPEITGALIDTLFRALDAMKLLRSQYISGADYTDCSNVVAELKSLINRQPEVQPIRLPVLSGAEQLQAGEAVAAGYTLLALAVTLKEDCQMKAARHYMLLQRIEDVCGAVIATALAPPAAAGGDEDARFTRFAVVAASTKEREQAADQLSGDSDVESIIITPFQPIASGSSVTTAGAEPPAVPPAASTGEERAKGAQATVRVNVERLDHLMNLVGELLIEQTSLAALSAAGQRNDPAKVLPGISGVSDHMGSIIKELQEGVMKTRMLPIDQLFSRFPRLVRDLAHKLGKDIELLIQGGETELDRMIIEELSDPLIHLIRNSADHGIETPDIRTERGKPPKGTITLTSFHEENQVVIRLEDDGQGIDAGKITASALSKGLITEEQAGYLTPQEAVHLIFEPGFSTASEVSEVSGRGVGMDIVRSQIGRLNGLIEIQTEPGRGTAFIIRLPLTLAIIKGLLVNVSGRVLILPMYNVAEIVRISPDEIQVVQGEQAIINHGRIVPLSWLRDKLHYPRTERRSKTIPLVIVRSVDRVAAFAVDEIIGNQEVVIKSLGAYLGKMNHLSGATILGNGRVALILDASYLVSH, encoded by the coding sequence ATGATGGAGCTGTCAGCCTACCGTGATATTTTCATCGAAGAGCTGAATGAACAGCTGGAGCGGATTGATCAATCCCTGCTTGCTCTGGAGCATGCTCCGGCTCCTGAGCGGATCGCGGAGATCTTCCGCGCTGCCCATACGATCAAAGGCTCTTCTGCGACGATGGGTTTCCGTGAAATGAGCGACCTCACACATGAGGTTGAATATGTGCTGGAGTGGGTCAGAGAGAAGAACCCGGAGATCACCGGAGCGCTCATTGATACGCTGTTCCGCGCACTGGACGCGATGAAGCTGCTGCGCAGCCAGTATATTAGCGGCGCAGATTATACCGACTGCAGCAATGTGGTTGCCGAGCTGAAATCGCTGATTAACAGACAGCCGGAAGTGCAGCCGATCCGGCTCCCGGTCTTAAGCGGGGCGGAGCAGCTGCAGGCCGGGGAAGCAGTTGCTGCAGGATATACACTGCTGGCCCTTGCGGTTACGCTGAAAGAGGATTGCCAGATGAAGGCGGCCAGGCATTACATGCTGCTGCAGCGGATCGAGGATGTATGCGGAGCGGTTATTGCCACCGCGCTTGCTCCGCCAGCCGCCGCCGGAGGAGATGAGGATGCGCGCTTCACCCGGTTTGCTGTCGTAGCGGCCAGCACCAAGGAGCGGGAACAGGCAGCAGATCAGCTGTCCGGTGATTCCGATGTCGAGAGCATTATTATCACTCCGTTCCAGCCAATAGCTTCCGGCAGCAGCGTTACAACCGCAGGCGCTGAGCCGCCAGCAGTCCCGCCTGCTGCTTCTACGGGAGAGGAGAGGGCTAAAGGGGCTCAGGCTACGGTCCGGGTCAATGTGGAACGCCTGGATCATTTGATGAACCTGGTCGGCGAACTGCTGATTGAGCAGACCTCACTTGCGGCACTTAGCGCAGCCGGCCAGCGCAATGACCCGGCCAAGGTGCTGCCTGGCATAAGCGGAGTCTCAGACCATATGGGCAGCATCATCAAAGAGCTGCAGGAAGGTGTCATGAAAACCCGGATGCTGCCGATTGACCAGCTCTTTAGCCGCTTCCCCCGGCTGGTCCGGGATCTGGCCCATAAGCTGGGCAAGGATATTGAGCTGCTCATTCAGGGCGGCGAGACGGAGCTGGACCGGATGATCATCGAGGAGCTGAGTGATCCGCTCATTCATTTGATCCGCAACAGCGCGGATCACGGGATTGAGACCCCGGATATCCGGACGGAACGGGGCAAGCCGCCTAAAGGGACAATCACCCTAACCTCCTTCCATGAAGAGAATCAGGTAGTCATCCGCCTGGAGGACGACGGCCAGGGCATTGATGCCGGCAAAATTACAGCCTCGGCACTCAGCAAAGGCCTCATTACTGAAGAACAGGCCGGGTATTTAACACCGCAGGAGGCAGTCCACCTGATCTTCGAGCCGGGCTTCTCCACAGCATCTGAGGTAAGCGAGGTCTCGGGCCGGGGAGTCGGAATGGATATTGTCCGCAGCCAGATCGGCAGGCTGAACGGCCTAATTGAGATTCAGACTGAGCCGGGCCGGGGCACGGCATTCATCATCCGCCTGCCGCTCACGCTGGCTATTATTAAGGGGCTGCTGGTAAATGTTTCGGGCCGGGTGCTGATTCTCCCGATGTACAATGTGGCGGAAATTGTGCGTATCTCCCCCGATGAGATTCAGGTTGTGCAGGGGGAACAGGCCATTATCAATCACGGGCGGATTGTGCCGCTCTCCTGGCTCCGGGACAAGCTGCATTACCCGCGGACCGAGCGGAGATCGAAGACGATTCCGCTGGTGATCGTCAGATCTGTGGACAGAGTTGCGGCGTTCGCAGTAGACGAGATCATTGGTAATCAGGAGGTAGTCATTAAGTCGCTGGGCGCTTACCTGGGGAAGATGAACCATCTGTCGGGAGCTACGATTCTGGGGAACGGGCGGGTAGCGCTGATTCTCGATGCCTCCTATCTGGTCAGCCATTAA
- a CDS encoding AAA family ATPase, producing MTKLVIVNGTMGVGKSAVCKQLLQSLDHSVWLDGDWCWMMQPWTVNEENIIMVENNINFMLRSFLTNSSFKYVIFSWVLHRKEIIDRLLSRLADLEYEHQLVTLICSAEALRQRMHSDNRTEEQILRSLDRIRNYEATGISSINTSDIGVNEVAARIIQLVSDDNAYIT from the coding sequence ATGACAAAGTTGGTCATCGTTAACGGCACAATGGGGGTTGGCAAAAGTGCTGTATGCAAACAATTGCTGCAATCCCTGGACCATTCTGTATGGCTGGACGGAGACTGGTGCTGGATGATGCAGCCCTGGACTGTGAATGAGGAGAATATCATCATGGTTGAAAATAATATTAACTTCATGCTTCGCAGCTTTTTGACAAACTCTTCTTTCAAGTATGTAATTTTCAGCTGGGTTCTCCACCGCAAAGAAATCATAGACCGTCTGCTTTCAAGACTGGCAGATCTGGAATATGAGCATCAGTTAGTTACACTGATCTGTTCGGCAGAGGCTCTCAGACAGCGGATGCATAGTGACAATAGAACGGAGGAGCAGATCCTGCGCAGTCTGGACCGGATAAGGAATTACGAGGCAACAGGTATATCTTCTATAAATACAAGTGATATTGGAGTGAATGAAGTGGCGGCCAGGATTATTCAACTTGTCTCTGATGATAACGCATACATAACATGA